In Streptomyces chartreusis, the following proteins share a genomic window:
- the hpt gene encoding hypoxanthine phosphoribosyltransferase, with protein MRVDAKDMGADLQQVLITKEEIDAKLAELAAKIDAEYEGKDLLIVGVLKGAVMVMADLARALSTPVTMDWMAVSSYGAGTQSSGVVRILKDLDTDIKGRHVLIVEDIIDSGLTLSWLINNLGSREPETLKICTLLRKPDAAKVSIDVEWVGFDIPNEFVVGYGLDYAEKYRNLPFVGTLAPHVYGG; from the coding sequence ATGCGGGTGGACGCGAAAGACATGGGTGCCGACCTCCAGCAGGTGCTCATCACCAAGGAAGAGATCGACGCCAAGCTGGCAGAGCTGGCAGCGAAGATCGACGCGGAGTACGAAGGCAAGGACCTGCTCATCGTCGGTGTCCTCAAGGGCGCGGTGATGGTCATGGCCGACCTCGCCAGGGCGCTGTCCACCCCCGTCACCATGGACTGGATGGCGGTGTCCTCCTACGGCGCCGGCACCCAGTCCTCCGGTGTCGTGCGGATCCTCAAGGACCTCGACACCGACATCAAGGGCCGGCACGTCCTGATCGTCGAGGACATCATCGACTCCGGCCTGACCCTGTCCTGGCTGATCAACAACCTCGGCTCGCGCGAGCCCGAGACCCTGAAGATCTGCACCCTGCTGCGCAAGCCGGACGCCGCGAAGGTCTCCATCGACGTCGAATGGGTCGGCTTCGACATCCCCAACGAGTTCGTCGTCGGCTACGGCCTCGACTACGCCGAGAAGTACCGCAACCTCCCGTTCGTCGGTACGCTCGCGCCCCACGTCTACGGCGGTTGA
- the tilS gene encoding tRNA lysidine(34) synthetase TilS, translating to MGPHPAVAAIRLAVRRVLHDILTEHSRIYDVPAPSSPRAASPKTPAPSPGTQHAALGTALETSYELPGQSPQEPPRAAPHERPPSPLVLVACSGGADSMALASALAFEAPKLGIRAGGITVDHGLQPGSDLRAEEVVLRLRQLGLDPAESLAVTVGRTGGPEAAARDARYAALDDAAVRHGAIAVLLGHTRDDQAETVLLGLARGSGIRSLSGMAAVSGAGGRYRRPFLGLDRQTARKACMVQALPVWDDPHNSDPAYTRSRLRQEGLPALEKALGKGVVEALARTAQLSRDDADALDAWASQAEAGVRDATGLLECAKLYVLPPAVRRRILRRAAIEAGAPAGSLFARHIEEVDRLITGWRGQGAINLPGKVVAQRQGGRLVIRQG from the coding sequence ATGGGTCCCCATCCTGCGGTCGCGGCGATACGCCTGGCGGTCCGCCGCGTCCTCCACGACATCCTCACCGAACACAGCCGCATCTACGACGTGCCCGCGCCCAGCAGCCCGCGCGCGGCCTCCCCCAAGACGCCCGCGCCGTCCCCCGGCACACAGCACGCCGCCCTGGGCACCGCACTCGAAACGTCGTACGAGCTCCCCGGCCAGAGCCCTCAGGAGCCCCCGCGCGCTGCCCCGCACGAGCGGCCCCCCTCCCCGCTCGTGCTCGTGGCATGCTCCGGCGGCGCCGACTCCATGGCCCTCGCCTCCGCCCTCGCGTTCGAAGCCCCCAAACTCGGCATCCGCGCCGGCGGCATCACCGTCGACCACGGCCTCCAGCCCGGCTCCGACCTGCGCGCCGAAGAAGTCGTCCTGCGCCTGCGCCAACTCGGTCTCGACCCGGCCGAGTCCCTCGCCGTGACCGTCGGCCGCACCGGCGGACCCGAGGCCGCAGCCCGCGACGCCCGCTACGCCGCCCTCGACGACGCGGCCGTACGCCACGGCGCCATCGCCGTCCTCCTCGGCCACACCCGCGACGACCAGGCCGAGACCGTCCTCCTCGGCCTCGCCCGCGGCTCCGGCATCCGCTCCCTGTCCGGAATGGCCGCGGTCTCGGGGGCCGGCGGCCGTTACCGCCGCCCCTTCCTCGGACTCGACCGGCAGACCGCCCGCAAGGCCTGCATGGTCCAGGCCCTGCCGGTCTGGGACGACCCCCACAACTCCGACCCCGCGTACACCAGGTCCCGCCTGCGCCAAGAAGGCCTGCCCGCCCTGGAGAAGGCACTCGGCAAAGGCGTCGTGGAGGCTCTCGCCCGCACCGCCCAGCTCTCCCGCGACGACGCCGACGCCCTCGACGCCTGGGCCAGCCAGGCCGAGGCCGGCGTACGCGACGCGACCGGTCTCCTGGAGTGCGCCAAGCTGTACGTGCTGCCGCCCGCCGTACGCCGCCGGATCCTGCGCCGCGCCGCCATCGAGGCCGGAGCGCCCGCCGGTTCGCTGTTCGCCCGCCACATCGAAGAAGTCGACCGTCTGATCACCGGCTGGCGCGGCCAGGGAGCCATCAACCTCCCCGGCAAAGTCGTCGCGCAGCGGCAGGGTGGCAGACTGGTGATTCGGCAAGGCTGA
- a CDS encoding zinc-dependent metalloprotease, with protein MTSIGGAEMVDWNLAVATATRFVRPGPEVSRDEARAVVAELRRHAKASEEHVRGFTRMGTDDIHDTPVLVVDRPGWIRANVAGFREILKPLLDKMQERRTTSPGGAVLGAVGGKVTGVELGMLLSFLASRVLGQYETFAPATRDLPAGGPPGSPSGGGRLLLVAPNIVHVERELDVQPHDFRLWVCLHEETHRTQFSAVPWLRDHLEGEIQSFLGETDVDPMTVLERIREAAQSLSGSRPDSEEDDGGRSFVELVQTPAQREILGRLTAVMSLLEGHADFVMDGVGPAVVPSVAEIREKFQQRRAKGASRLDTALRKLLGLDAKLRQYRDGERFVRAVVEQVGMDGFNRVWTSPNTLPTKTEIAKPADWIARVHRKAES; from the coding sequence ATGACGAGCATCGGTGGTGCCGAGATGGTCGACTGGAATCTCGCGGTGGCGACCGCGACCCGGTTCGTACGGCCGGGCCCGGAGGTGAGCCGCGACGAGGCCCGCGCCGTCGTCGCCGAGCTGCGCCGGCATGCCAAGGCCTCGGAGGAACACGTCCGCGGCTTCACCCGTATGGGCACGGACGACATCCACGACACCCCGGTCCTCGTCGTCGACCGCCCCGGCTGGATCCGGGCGAACGTCGCCGGCTTCCGGGAGATCCTCAAGCCCCTCCTCGACAAGATGCAGGAACGACGCACCACCAGCCCCGGCGGCGCCGTCCTCGGCGCGGTCGGCGGCAAGGTCACCGGCGTCGAACTCGGCATGCTGCTGTCCTTCCTCGCCTCCCGTGTCCTCGGCCAGTACGAGACCTTCGCCCCCGCCACCCGCGACCTCCCGGCGGGCGGCCCCCCTGGTTCACCGAGCGGCGGCGGCCGCCTCCTCCTCGTCGCCCCGAACATCGTCCACGTGGAGCGCGAACTCGACGTACAGCCCCACGACTTCCGCCTGTGGGTGTGCCTGCACGAGGAGACCCACCGCACCCAGTTCAGCGCGGTGCCCTGGCTGCGGGACCACCTGGAGGGCGAAATCCAGTCGTTCTTGGGGGAGACCGACGTCGACCCCATGACCGTCCTGGAGCGCATCCGCGAAGCCGCCCAGTCCCTCTCCGGCAGCCGGCCCGATTCGGAGGAGGACGACGGCGGACGTTCGTTCGTCGAACTGGTGCAGACCCCGGCCCAGCGAGAGATCCTCGGCCGCCTCACCGCCGTGATGTCCCTCCTCGAAGGCCACGCCGACTTCGTGATGGACGGAGTCGGCCCCGCCGTCGTGCCGTCCGTCGCCGAGATCCGCGAGAAATTCCAGCAGCGCCGCGCCAAGGGCGCCTCCCGACTGGACACGGCCCTGCGCAAACTGCTCGGCCTGGACGCCAAACTGCGCCAGTACCGCGACGGCGAACGCTTCGTACGCGCCGTCGTGGAACAGGTCGGCATGGACGGCTTCAACCGCGTGTGGACCTCCCCGAACACCCTCCCCACCAAGACGGAGATCGCCAAACCGGCGGACTGGATCGCGCGGGTGCACCGCAAGGCGGAGTCGTGA
- the dacB gene encoding D-alanyl-D-alanine carboxypeptidase/D-alanyl-D-alanine endopeptidase, with amino-acid sequence MRPWRAAKPHVTRVAGAVRPRLARAAEAVRPRLARAATAAKPRVVRLTRAVSPQAARITRPKTWQYTAGAATAGLALAAGVVTAAGPWDSTGQRTAERDWAAAQERTGGTDHGRNTDTSDSSGTAAQGPRPAPSAASVLTGLGGGVGTAGSAPNGKAVAGLVGPLLADPALGSRSVAIVDVASGERLYGDDSGKALTPASTTKIATAVAALAALGPDHRLTTRTALEPDTGELVLVGGGDPTLTARKDADGWASLRELADRTARALKKQDVRQITLSYDKTLYAGSELHPIGNNPNLALVSALMVDEARTDDSTSGPVKRVEDPARDATARFADLLADHGIKTSAPGPSKATDRAEPLAEVSSPPLSSVVERMLTNSDNDIAEALARQTAVASGARADFDGAGKAIRDRLKKLGLPVAGTDIKDGSGLDRADKLTADLLTALLAKAADPAHPELRPVLTGLPVAGFTGTLSTRYTDGAAGIVRAKTGTLHGVNSLAGTVVDQDGRLLAFAFLSTGDNVGAARSALDRAATALASCGCR; translated from the coding sequence ATGAGGCCTTGGCGAGCCGCGAAACCGCATGTGACGCGGGTCGCGGGCGCCGTACGACCCCGTCTGGCACGAGCCGCGGAGGCCGTCCGGCCACGACTCGCGCGCGCCGCGACGGCCGCGAAACCGCGGGTCGTACGGCTCACCCGAGCCGTTTCCCCGCAGGCCGCACGGATCACCAGGCCGAAGACCTGGCAGTACACCGCGGGCGCCGCCACCGCCGGACTGGCGCTGGCCGCCGGAGTGGTGACCGCCGCCGGCCCCTGGGACTCCACCGGTCAGCGTACGGCCGAGCGGGACTGGGCGGCCGCCCAGGAACGTACGGGTGGCACAGATCACGGCCGTAATACCGATACGTCCGACTCCTCCGGCACGGCGGCCCAAGGACCCCGCCCCGCCCCCAGCGCGGCCTCCGTCCTGACCGGCCTCGGCGGCGGCGTCGGCACCGCCGGATCGGCCCCGAACGGCAAGGCCGTCGCCGGACTCGTCGGCCCGCTCCTGGCCGACCCGGCGCTCGGCAGCAGGTCCGTGGCGATCGTCGACGTCGCCAGCGGCGAACGCCTCTACGGCGACGACTCCGGCAAGGCCCTCACCCCCGCCTCCACCACGAAGATCGCCACCGCCGTCGCCGCCCTCGCGGCCCTCGGCCCCGACCACCGCCTCACCACCCGCACCGCCCTGGAACCCGACACCGGCGAACTGGTCCTCGTCGGCGGCGGCGACCCCACACTCACCGCCCGCAAGGACGCCGACGGCTGGGCGAGCCTGCGCGAACTCGCCGACCGCACCGCCCGCGCCCTGAAGAAGCAGGACGTACGCCAGATCACCCTTTCGTACGACAAGACGCTCTACGCCGGCTCCGAACTGCACCCCATCGGGAACAACCCCAACCTCGCCCTGGTCAGCGCCCTCATGGTCGACGAGGCCCGCACCGACGACTCCACCAGCGGCCCCGTGAAGCGGGTGGAGGACCCCGCGAGGGACGCGACCGCCCGATTCGCGGACCTCCTCGCCGACCACGGCATCAAGACCAGCGCGCCCGGCCCCTCGAAGGCGACCGACCGCGCCGAACCGCTCGCCGAGGTCTCCTCACCGCCCCTGTCCTCCGTGGTCGAGCGCATGCTCACCAACAGCGACAACGACATCGCCGAGGCCCTCGCCCGCCAGACCGCCGTCGCGAGCGGCGCACGCGCCGACTTCGACGGCGCGGGCAAGGCGATCAGGGACCGCCTGAAGAAGCTCGGCCTCCCCGTCGCGGGCACCGACATCAAGGACGGCAGCGGCCTCGACCGCGCCGACAAGCTGACGGCGGACCTGCTCACCGCCCTGCTCGCCAAGGCCGCCGACCCGGCCCACCCCGAACTCCGCCCCGTCCTCACCGGCCTCCCCGTGGCCGGCTTCACCGGCACCCTCAGCACCCGCTACACCGACGGCGCGGCCGGCATCGTCCGCGCGAAGACAGGCACCCTGCACGGCGTGAACTCCCTGGCCGGCACCGTCGTCGACCAGGACGGCCGGCTCCTCGCCTTCGCGTTCCTGTCCACCGGCGACAACGTGGGCGCCGCCCGGTCGGCACTGGACAGGGCCGCCACCGCACTGGCGTCCTGCGGCTGCCGCTGA
- a CDS encoding inorganic diphosphatase, with amino-acid sequence MEFDVTIEIPKGSRNKYEVDHETGRIRLDRRLFTSTAYPTDYGFVENTLGEDGDPLDALVILDEPTFPGCLIKCRAIGMFRMTDEAGGDDKLLCVPATDPRQEHLRDIHHVSEFDRLEIQHFFEVYKDLEPGKSVEGADWVGRTEAEAEIERSYKRFKDQGGH; translated from the coding sequence GTGGAGTTCGACGTCACGATCGAGATTCCGAAGGGTTCGCGGAACAAGTACGAGGTGGACCACGAGACCGGTCGGATCCGCCTGGACCGTCGCCTCTTCACCTCGACCGCCTACCCGACCGACTACGGCTTCGTCGAGAACACCCTCGGCGAGGACGGTGACCCGCTGGACGCGCTGGTCATCCTGGACGAGCCGACGTTCCCGGGCTGCCTCATCAAGTGCCGCGCGATCGGCATGTTCCGTATGACGGACGAGGCCGGCGGCGACGACAAGCTGCTGTGCGTGCCGGCGACGGACCCGCGCCAGGAGCACCTGCGTGACATCCACCACGTCTCGGAGTTCGACCGCCTGGAGATCCAGCACTTCTTCGAGGTGTACAAGGACCTGGAGCCCGGCAAGTCCGTCGAGGGCGCCGACTGGGTGGGCCGTACCGAGGCCGAGGCCGAGATCGAGCGGTCCTACAAGCGCTTCAAGGACCAGGGCGGCCACTGA
- a CDS encoding threonine/serine ThrE exporter family protein, which yields MTEAEDRKPQSDEARMAFRPPAGIEVGDSESETTSEFALPTGLDVPQSTSPEPEGSAFATPGGYSVEDASPAFTPATGIPRISLTKDLPWQDRMRTMLRMPVAERPAPERMPKVEEEGPAVPRVLDLTLRIGELLLAGGEGAEDVEAAMFAVCRSYGLDRCEPNVTFTLLSISYQPSLVDDPVSASRTVRRRGTDYTRLAAVYQLVDDLSDPESHISLEEAYGRLAEMRRNRHPYPTWVLTSASGLLAGAASVLVGGDLIVFVAAMLGAMLGDRLAWLCAGRGLPEFYQFTVAAMPPAAIGVALTLTHVDVKASAVITGGLFALLPGRALVAGVQDGLTGFYITASARLLEVMYFFVGIVVGVLVILYFGVNLGAKLDPDAALNISPRPYWQIAASMLLSLTFAVLLQQERSTVLAVTLNGGVAWVVYGAMHYTGEFSPVAATAVAAGLVGLFGQLMARYRFASALPYTTAAIGPLLPGSATYFGLLSIAQNNVDKGLVSLATAASLAMAIAIGVNLGSEISRLFLRIGSPEKRRAAKRTRGF from the coding sequence GTGACGGAAGCGGAGGACCGCAAACCGCAGTCGGACGAGGCGAGGATGGCTTTCAGGCCACCGGCCGGCATCGAGGTGGGGGACAGCGAGTCGGAGACCACCTCCGAGTTCGCCCTTCCCACGGGGCTGGACGTACCTCAGTCGACGTCCCCGGAACCGGAGGGCTCGGCGTTCGCCACGCCGGGCGGGTACAGCGTCGAGGACGCCTCGCCGGCGTTCACGCCGGCCACCGGCATCCCGCGGATAAGCCTGACGAAGGACCTGCCCTGGCAGGACCGGATGCGCACGATGCTGCGCATGCCGGTGGCCGAGCGGCCCGCGCCGGAGCGGATGCCGAAGGTGGAGGAGGAGGGTCCGGCCGTCCCGCGCGTGCTCGACCTGACCCTGCGTATCGGTGAGCTGCTGCTGGCGGGCGGTGAGGGCGCGGAGGACGTGGAGGCCGCGATGTTCGCGGTGTGCCGGTCCTACGGCCTTGACCGCTGCGAGCCGAACGTCACCTTCACGCTGCTGTCGATCTCGTACCAGCCGTCGCTGGTGGACGATCCTGTGTCGGCGTCGCGTACGGTGCGGCGGCGCGGCACGGACTACACGCGTCTGGCGGCCGTGTACCAGCTCGTCGACGACCTCAGTGATCCGGAGAGCCACATCTCCCTGGAGGAGGCCTACGGGCGGCTCGCGGAGATGCGGCGCAACCGGCACCCGTACCCGACGTGGGTGCTCACCTCGGCGAGCGGGCTGCTCGCGGGTGCGGCCTCCGTGCTGGTCGGCGGTGATCTGATCGTGTTCGTCGCGGCGATGCTCGGCGCGATGCTCGGCGACCGGCTGGCGTGGCTGTGCGCGGGGCGCGGGCTGCCGGAGTTCTACCAGTTCACGGTGGCGGCGATGCCGCCGGCCGCGATAGGGGTCGCGCTGACGCTGACGCACGTCGACGTGAAGGCGTCCGCGGTGATCACCGGTGGGCTGTTCGCGCTGCTGCCCGGGCGGGCCCTTGTCGCGGGAGTGCAGGACGGCCTGACCGGCTTCTACATCACCGCGTCCGCCCGCCTGCTGGAGGTCATGTACTTCTTCGTCGGCATCGTGGTCGGCGTCCTGGTGATCCTGTACTTCGGGGTCAACCTCGGCGCCAAGCTCGATCCGGACGCGGCGCTGAACATCTCGCCGCGGCCGTACTGGCAGATCGCCGCGTCCATGCTGCTGTCGCTGACCTTCGCGGTGCTGCTCCAGCAGGAACGGTCCACCGTGCTCGCGGTGACCCTCAACGGCGGTGTCGCCTGGGTCGTGTACGGCGCCATGCACTACACCGGCGAGTTCTCGCCGGTTGCCGCCACGGCGGTCGCGGCGGGGCTGGTGGGCCTGTTCGGGCAGCTGATGGCCCGCTACCGGTTCGCGTCGGCGCTGCCGTACACCACGGCGGCGATCGGGCCCCTGCTGCCGGGTTCCGCGACGTACTTCGGGCTGCTGTCGATCGCGCAGAACAACGTCGACAAGGGGCTGGTGTCGCTGGCCACCGCCGCCTCACTCGCCATGGCCATCGCGATCGGCGTCAATCTGGGGTCGGAGATCTCGCGGCTGTTCCTGCGGATCGGGTCCCCGGAAAAGCGACGAGCTGCCAAGCGCACCCGAGGGTTCTAG
- a CDS encoding DedA family protein: MTTLALGPEWLSPDYLIETFSLPGILLIVFAESGLFAFLPGDSLLFTAGLFVAEGNYISQPLWLVCTLIVLAAVIGDQVGYMIGKFFGPKLFSRPNSKLFKQENLEKAHEFMEKYGPKAIVLARFVPIVRTFAPIVAGAGRMRYATFLTYNVIGGIAWGTGVTLAGYWLGQITFIKTNVEAILILIVLVSVVPIIIEVLRERAKKKRAAAEAPAAAQPQHQQMDDATTQLRRIPSDDRPQQPYGNQDPSYGNQDQQHYGNQDGRQYGYDEQYYGNQPQQPYAQQYPQGYGQQQPYGGQQNQQNQQYPPNQGY, translated from the coding sequence GTGACCACGCTTGCGCTCGGCCCCGAGTGGCTCAGCCCGGACTATCTGATCGAGACCTTCAGCCTCCCAGGCATCCTGCTGATCGTCTTCGCCGAGTCCGGTCTCTTCGCGTTCCTGCCCGGGGACTCCCTGCTGTTCACGGCGGGTCTGTTCGTGGCCGAGGGGAACTACATCAGCCAGCCGCTGTGGCTGGTCTGCACGCTCATCGTCCTGGCGGCCGTCATCGGCGACCAGGTCGGCTACATGATCGGCAAGTTCTTCGGCCCGAAGCTGTTCAGCCGGCCCAACTCCAAGCTCTTCAAACAGGAGAACCTGGAGAAGGCCCACGAGTTCATGGAGAAGTACGGGCCCAAGGCGATCGTGCTGGCCCGCTTCGTGCCGATCGTGCGCACCTTCGCCCCCATCGTGGCGGGCGCCGGCCGCATGAGGTACGCCACGTTCCTCACGTACAACGTCATCGGCGGCATCGCCTGGGGCACCGGCGTCACGCTCGCGGGCTACTGGCTCGGCCAGATCACGTTCATCAAGACGAACGTCGAGGCGATCCTGATCCTGATCGTCCTCGTCTCCGTGGTCCCGATCATCATCGAGGTCCTGCGCGAGCGCGCCAAGAAGAAGCGCGCCGCGGCCGAGGCTCCCGCCGCCGCACAGCCCCAGCACCAGCAGATGGACGACGCGACGACCCAGCTGCGCCGCATCCCCTCCGACGACCGGCCCCAGCAGCCCTACGGCAACCAGGACCCGTCGTACGGCAACCAGGACCAGCAGCACTACGGCAACCAGGACGGCCGGCAGTACGGCTACGACGAGCAGTACTACGGCAACCAGCCCCAGCAGCCGTACGCCCAGCAGTACCCCCAGGGCTACGGCCAGCAGCAGCCCTACGGCGGACAGCAGAACCAGCAGAACCAGCAGTACCCGCCCAACCAGGGCTACTGA
- a CDS encoding YbjQ family protein → MGIEEYGGGQGPRPDVLVVTTNDIPGHRVTEVIGEVFGLTVRSRHVGSQIGAGLKSLVGGELKGLTKTLVETRNQAMERLVEQARARGANAVLAFRFDVTEAADVGTEVCAYGTAVVLARE, encoded by the coding sequence ATGGGCATCGAAGAGTACGGCGGCGGGCAGGGGCCCCGCCCTGACGTTCTGGTAGTGACCACGAACGACATTCCCGGCCATCGGGTCACGGAGGTCATCGGTGAGGTCTTCGGACTGACCGTGCGCTCCCGGCACGTCGGCAGTCAGATCGGCGCCGGGCTGAAGTCGCTGGTCGGCGGTGAGCTCAAAGGGCTCACCAAGACGCTCGTGGAGACCCGTAACCAGGCCATGGAGCGGCTCGTCGAGCAGGCACGCGCGCGTGGCGCGAACGCTGTGCTGGCGTTCCGCTTCGACGTGACCGAGGCGGCCGACGTGGGCACCGAGGTGTGCGCCTACGGGACCGCGGTGGTCCTGGCCCGGGAGTAG
- a CDS encoding MerR family transcriptional regulator → MSYSVGQVAGFAGVTVRTLHHYDDIGLLVPGERSHAGHRRYNDADLDRLQQILFYRELGFPLEEVAALLDDPAADPREHLRRQHELLTARIEQLRKMAEAVEHAMEARTMGINLTPEERFEVFGDKDPEQYAEEAERRWGGTESYAESQRRAATYTKEDWKRLQAEANEWSERYVALMAAGEPPTGEGAMDLAEEHRQHISGWYYECGYEMHQCLAEMYVADERFKAFYDTMRPGLAEHLRAAILANAARHSS, encoded by the coding sequence GTGAGCTACTCCGTGGGACAGGTCGCGGGCTTCGCCGGCGTCACGGTGCGCACCCTGCACCACTACGACGACATCGGCCTGCTCGTACCCGGCGAACGCAGCCACGCGGGCCACCGGCGTTACAACGACGCCGACCTCGACCGGCTGCAGCAGATCCTGTTCTACCGGGAGCTCGGCTTCCCGCTCGAAGAGGTCGCCGCCCTGCTCGACGACCCGGCCGCGGACCCGCGCGAACACCTGCGCCGGCAGCACGAGCTGCTGACCGCCCGGATCGAGCAGCTGCGCAAGATGGCGGAGGCCGTGGAGCACGCCATGGAGGCACGCACGATGGGAATCAATCTGACGCCGGAGGAGCGCTTCGAGGTCTTCGGCGACAAGGACCCGGAGCAGTACGCCGAGGAGGCGGAACGGCGCTGGGGCGGCACGGAGTCGTACGCCGAGTCACAGCGCCGCGCCGCGACCTACACCAAGGAGGACTGGAAGAGGCTGCAGGCGGAGGCGAACGAGTGGAGCGAGCGCTACGTCGCCCTGATGGCCGCCGGTGAACCGCCCACCGGTGAGGGCGCCATGGACCTGGCCGAGGAACACCGGCAGCACATCAGCGGCTGGTACTACGAGTGCGGCTACGAGATGCACCAGTGCCTCGCCGAGATGTACGTCGCCGACGAACGCTTCAAGGCGTTCTACGACACCATGCGTCCCGGCCTCGCCGAGCACCTGCGGGCCGCGATCCTCGCGAACGCGGCCCGGCACTCCTCCTGA
- a CDS encoding glutamate decarboxylase, protein MPLHRGNTEASDGDGPRRLSVNPFFGEANPVGGMTEAPPRHRLPDAPMAPSSAYQVVHDELMLDGNSRLNLATFVTTWMEPQANALMAECRDKNMIDKDEYPRTAELERRCVAMLADLWNAPDPSSAVGCSTTGSSEACMLAGMALKRRWMRRNADRYPGARPNLVMGINVQVCWDKFCNFWEVEPRLVPMEGERFHLDPQAAAELCDENTIGVVGILGSTFDGSYEPIADLCAALDTVQERTGLDVPVHVDGASGGMVAPFLDEDLEWDFRLPRVASINSSGHKYGLVYPGVGWALWRDKEALPEELVFRVNYLGGDMPTFALNFSRPGAQVVAQYYSFLRLGREGYRAVQQAARDVAGQVAEAVEKLGDFRLLTRGDQLPVFAFTTAPDVTAYDVFDVSRRMREAGWLVPAYTFPPHREDLSVLRVVCRNGFSTDLAELFVEDLSRSLPELRRQPRPATHDKGAATGFHH, encoded by the coding sequence ATGCCACTGCATCGTGGGAACACCGAGGCCTCGGACGGGGACGGCCCGCGCAGGCTGTCCGTCAACCCGTTCTTCGGCGAGGCGAACCCGGTCGGCGGGATGACCGAGGCTCCCCCCAGGCATCGACTGCCCGACGCCCCCATGGCGCCTTCGTCCGCCTATCAGGTGGTGCACGACGAGCTGATGCTCGACGGCAACTCACGGCTCAACCTCGCCACGTTCGTCACGACGTGGATGGAGCCCCAGGCGAACGCGCTGATGGCCGAGTGCCGCGACAAGAACATGATCGACAAGGACGAGTATCCACGCACCGCCGAGCTGGAGCGGCGCTGTGTGGCGATGCTCGCCGACCTGTGGAACGCGCCCGACCCGTCGTCGGCCGTGGGCTGCTCCACCACCGGCTCCAGCGAGGCGTGCATGCTCGCCGGGATGGCGCTGAAGCGGCGCTGGATGCGGCGCAACGCCGACCGCTACCCGGGGGCGCGCCCCAACCTGGTCATGGGCATCAACGTCCAGGTCTGCTGGGACAAGTTCTGCAACTTCTGGGAGGTGGAGCCGCGGCTGGTCCCGATGGAGGGCGAGCGGTTCCATCTCGATCCGCAGGCGGCGGCCGAGCTGTGCGACGAGAACACCATCGGCGTCGTGGGGATCCTGGGCTCGACCTTCGACGGTTCCTACGAGCCGATCGCGGACCTGTGCGCCGCGCTCGACACCGTTCAGGAGCGCACCGGCCTCGATGTCCCGGTGCATGTCGACGGGGCGTCCGGGGGGATGGTGGCGCCGTTCCTGGACGAGGATCTGGAGTGGGACTTCCGGCTGCCGAGGGTCGCCTCGATCAACAGCTCGGGGCACAAGTACGGCCTGGTCTACCCGGGTGTCGGCTGGGCCCTGTGGCGGGACAAGGAGGCGCTGCCCGAGGAACTGGTGTTCCGGGTCAACTATCTGGGCGGCGACATGCCGACGTTCGCGCTGAACTTCTCCCGGCCGGGCGCGCAGGTCGTGGCTCAGTACTACTCGTTCCTGCGGTTGGGGCGGGAGGGGTACCGGGCCGTGCAGCAGGCCGCGCGGGACGTGGCCGGGCAGGTCGCCGAGGCCGTGGAGAAGCTCGGCGACTTCCGGCTGCTGACCAGGGGCGACCAGTTGCCCGTGTTCGCGTTCACCACGGCCCCGGACGTGACGGCGTACGACGTCTTCGACGTGTCGCGGCGGATGCGTGAGGCGGGCTGGCTGGTTCCGGCGTACACCTTCCCGCCGCACCGCGAGGACCTGTCGGTGCTGCGGGTGGTCTGCCGCAACGGCTTCTCCACCGATCTCGCCGAGCTGTTCGTGGAGGACCTGAGCCGGTCCCTGCCGGAGCTGCGCCGGCAGCCGCGCCCCGCCACCCATGACAAGGGCGCGGCCACCGGGTTCCACCACTAG